The Paenibacillus sophorae genome has a segment encoding these proteins:
- a CDS encoding VOC family protein, with product MAVDAYLNFNGNCREAVEFYAQVFGTEEPKLMTFGQAPPNPEYPLPEEAKSLIMHTRLIIFGSNVMFSDTFPGMPFTVGNNISLAIVTDDKDALQSAFDKLKEGGKVGMELQETFWSKAYGSLSDKFGVQWQFNLGMEEL from the coding sequence ATGGCTGTCGACGCATATTTGAATTTTAATGGCAATTGTCGTGAAGCTGTAGAGTTTTACGCACAGGTCTTTGGAACGGAAGAACCCAAATTAATGACTTTTGGGCAAGCGCCGCCCAACCCGGAATATCCGCTCCCGGAGGAAGCGAAAAGCCTGATCATGCACACCCGGCTTATTATTTTTGGAAGCAATGTGATGTTTTCCGATACTTTTCCAGGTATGCCTTTTACGGTAGGCAACAATATTAGCCTGGCCATTGTGACCGACGACAAGGACGCCCTGCAATCCGCTTTTGATAAACTTAAAGAGGGCGGTAAAGTGGGCATGGAGCTTCAAGAAACTTTTTGGAGCAAAGCTTACGGGAGTCTGTCGGACAAGTTTGGTGTGCAATGGCAGTTCAATCTTGGAATGGAAGAACTGTAA
- a CDS encoding DoxX family protein, with the protein MAPLIALVSSFLLFRLLGLLGLSFFDNWHTSLQGAVAVMFLLTASAHWGKRRPDLIRMVPPFFAGSEWIVTATGFLEIAGAIGIMLPRTSLAASVCLTLLLIAMFPANVYAARNKLTIDGKPVPNLLVRTLLQILFIAAVLLASPIPVSFQ; encoded by the coding sequence ATGGCACCACTTATTGCGCTTGTTTCATCTTTTTTATTGTTCCGGTTGCTCGGATTGTTGGGGCTGTCTTTTTTCGATAATTGGCACACATCACTTCAAGGGGCCGTGGCTGTCATGTTTCTGCTCACTGCTTCAGCTCACTGGGGAAAAAGGCGTCCTGACTTGATTCGGATGGTTCCTCCTTTCTTCGCGGGGAGCGAATGGATCGTAACGGCAACGGGATTCCTGGAAATAGCCGGGGCAATCGGTATTATGCTCCCCCGTACTTCCCTTGCTGCTTCGGTTTGCTTGACGCTTCTACTGATAGCGATGTTCCCTGCAAATGTATATGCGGCTCGAAACAAATTGACGATTGACGGCAAGCCTGTACCCAACCTGCTTGTCCGGACTTTGCTGCAGATCCTATTTATCGCGGCAGTCCTACTGGCATCCCCAATCCCAGTAAGCTTCCAATGA
- a CDS encoding LysR family transcriptional regulator produces the protein MVDFEWYRSFCMIYKHNSVSEAAKARIMTQPAMSQHLASLEAEVGEVLFVRTSRKMFPTERGKELYSQLAPLIESLEETTMSFRAASLPTLTVIKIGAAHEFYTEKILPQLHKFNMSTITNLGTADQLVELLKEDKLDLIITSKRYQAQGIEYLKLMDEEFVIVAPSDCEIPDTDYLESLERWLSSQNWISYGLELPIIRRIWREHFKKRPQIRPIHIIPDLHLILKAIENGAGLSVIPTYLLRNSANEKTKVICEDLKVKNELYLAYKLKHKHLPQIHEMMTVIRENV, from the coding sequence ATGGTTGATTTTGAGTGGTACAGAAGCTTTTGTATGATATATAAGCACAACTCTGTGTCCGAAGCTGCAAAGGCGCGGATAATGACACAACCGGCAATGAGCCAGCACTTAGCTTCCCTGGAAGCTGAGGTTGGTGAAGTTTTATTCGTCAGGACTTCGAGGAAAATGTTTCCAACCGAACGGGGGAAGGAGTTATATTCACAGTTGGCTCCGCTTATCGAGTCTCTGGAGGAGACCACGATGAGTTTCAGAGCGGCTTCTTTACCTACGCTTACGGTCATAAAGATTGGGGCTGCACACGAGTTTTACACTGAAAAAATACTCCCTCAGCTGCATAAATTCAATATGAGCACCATTACAAATTTGGGAACGGCCGATCAGTTGGTAGAACTACTGAAAGAGGATAAGTTAGATCTCATCATTACGTCAAAAAGGTATCAAGCACAAGGCATTGAGTATCTGAAATTGATGGATGAAGAATTTGTTATTGTTGCTCCCAGTGATTGTGAAATACCGGATACAGACTACCTGGAGTCATTGGAACGATGGCTCTCTTCGCAAAATTGGATAAGCTATGGTCTGGAGTTACCGATAATCAGGAGAATTTGGAGAGAGCATTTTAAGAAGCGTCCTCAAATCAGACCTATCCATATCATTCCTGATTTACATCTAATTCTAAAGGCTATCGAAAACGGTGCGGGCCTAAGTGTGATCCCTACATATCTATTAAGAAATTCGGCAAATGAAAAAACCAAAGTTATTTGTGAGGATTTAAAAGTGAAAAATGAGTTGTATCTCGCCTATAAGCTGAAACATAAGCATCTGCCTCAAATCCATGAGATGATGACGGTAATACGTGAAAATGTATAA
- a CDS encoding response regulator transcription factor yields MRILFVEDELHLTEALTQILKKNNYTVDAVHDGESGLDYALSNIYDLIILDIMLPKMDGINILKNIRKEGLSTPVILLTAKGEISDKVIGLDSGADDYLAKPFATEELLARIRAMSRRKWEVLEDNSLKFGDIELNPSNLKLSRGGKEVKLILKENDLLALFINRKNAVTPKELIIEKLWGIDSNAEYNNVEVYVSFLRKKLAFLHSAVIISTVRGVGYILEYQPAK; encoded by the coding sequence GTGAGGATACTATTTGTAGAAGATGAGCTTCATTTAACGGAGGCTTTGACGCAAATTCTTAAAAAGAATAATTATACTGTGGATGCCGTTCATGACGGAGAGTCCGGACTTGATTATGCGCTGAGCAATATTTATGACTTGATCATATTGGATATTATGCTGCCTAAAATGGACGGTATTAACATACTGAAAAATATAAGAAAAGAAGGTCTTTCAACCCCGGTGATCCTGCTTACAGCCAAGGGTGAAATTTCAGATAAAGTAATTGGCCTGGACAGCGGGGCCGACGATTATTTGGCAAAGCCTTTTGCAACGGAGGAGCTTCTGGCAAGAATTAGAGCGATGTCCAGACGGAAATGGGAGGTTCTGGAGGATAACAGCTTAAAGTTTGGAGATATTGAATTAAATCCTTCCAACCTTAAACTATCCAGGGGTGGCAAAGAGGTAAAATTAATCTTAAAGGAAAACGATCTTCTGGCACTCTTCATCAATCGCAAGAACGCGGTAACACCCAAAGAACTTATTATTGAAAAGCTCTGGGGCATTGATTCCAACGCGGAATATAACAATGTCGAGGTCTATGTTTCCTTTTTAAGAAAGAAACTTGCATTTTTACATTCGGCGGTAATCATCAGCACCGTGCGCGGTGTAGGATACATTTTGGAATATCAGCCAGCCAAGTAA
- a CDS encoding DUF4956 domain-containing protein, translating into MSGSLFGSAAAGSSVSIMHAVLTLAVSFVLGGLISLTYMKTCNRNGYSQNFALTLVIVPTVVAIIILLIGNNIARAFSLAGAFSIIRFRSAPGDSKDIAYVLFTMATGLACGVGTYGYAVLFTLFLCLLMVILHYFKFGAAKTPRKLLKITIPEDLNYEGAFNDLFSKFTIEHELIKVRTMDLGSLYQLVYTVSMDKQISQKEFLDELRCRNGNLNIVLSMYAEADGGF; encoded by the coding sequence ATATCAGGCAGCTTATTCGGCTCAGCCGCAGCTGGCTCATCAGTATCTATAATGCATGCGGTTTTGACCCTTGCGGTGTCCTTTGTTCTGGGGGGACTGATCAGCCTTACATATATGAAAACCTGCAATAGAAACGGATATTCCCAGAATTTTGCGCTCACTCTTGTTATCGTACCCACCGTTGTAGCTATCATCATCCTTTTGATCGGCAACAATATCGCGCGTGCTTTCAGTTTGGCGGGAGCCTTCTCCATTATCAGGTTCAGAAGCGCACCGGGAGATTCGAAGGATATCGCTTATGTGTTATTTACGATGGCTACCGGCCTGGCTTGCGGCGTCGGCACTTATGGATATGCGGTGCTTTTTACCCTGTTCCTCTGCCTGCTAATGGTGATTCTTCATTATTTCAAGTTTGGGGCCGCCAAGACTCCCCGGAAGCTGCTGAAAATTACCATTCCCGAGGATTTGAACTATGAGGGGGCTTTCAATGATCTGTTCTCCAAATTTACGATAGAGCATGAGCTGATTAAGGTCAGAACGATGGATTTGGGCAGCCTGTATCAGCTTGTCTACACCGTTTCCATGGATAAACAGATCAGTCAGAAAGAATTTCTGGATGAACTGAGGTGCAGAAACGGCAACCTGAACATTGTTTTATCCATGTATGCCGAAGCAGACGGGGGATTTTAA
- a CDS encoding polyphosphate polymerase domain-containing protein, with translation MAIEVFNRYEGKFLIDQALYEQIEHKLRQYMELTEFNRMNGFYHITNLYYDTGDNQLIRHSLSRPQYKQKFRIRAYGVPKGEEKVFLEIKKKVCGLVNKRRTQITLDEAYDFIASGIRPELKSYMNKQVINEIAYSLQLYDLEPKLYIAYERQAFFGKEDRGLRITFDTNIRTRRSELKLEDGDHGEALLERNQWLMEVKTERNVPLWLSKLLSEYKVFRTRFSKYGSEYERMLADNRREKGERIECLTPYQAAYSAQPQLAHQYL, from the coding sequence ATGGCTATTGAGGTTTTTAACAGATATGAAGGCAAGTTCTTAATCGATCAAGCGCTGTATGAACAAATTGAGCATAAGCTTCGGCAGTATATGGAGCTAACGGAGTTTAACCGAATGAATGGATTTTATCATATAACGAATCTCTATTATGACACCGGGGACAATCAATTAATAAGGCATTCCTTATCCAGACCTCAATATAAGCAAAAATTTCGCATCAGGGCCTATGGCGTGCCAAAGGGAGAGGAGAAAGTATTTTTGGAGATTAAGAAAAAGGTATGCGGCTTGGTTAACAAGAGGAGAACACAAATCACGCTTGACGAAGCCTATGATTTCATCGCTTCAGGAATAAGACCCGAGCTGAAGTCCTATATGAACAAGCAGGTCATCAATGAAATAGCCTATAGTTTACAGCTATATGATCTTGAGCCCAAGCTGTATATCGCTTATGAAAGACAAGCCTTTTTTGGCAAAGAAGACCGCGGGCTAAGAATCACTTTCGATACCAATATAAGGACAAGAAGATCCGAATTGAAGCTTGAAGACGGCGACCATGGAGAAGCTCTATTGGAGAGAAATCAATGGCTTATGGAGGTAAAGACAGAAAGAAATGTTCCGCTATGGCTGTCCAAATTGCTGTCGGAATATAAGGTCTTCAGGACGCGTTTTTCTAAATACGGCAGTGAATATGAACGAATGCTGGCAGACAACAGAAGAGAGAAGGGAGAACGAATCGAATGTTTGACTCCATATCAGGCAGCTTATTCGGCTCAGCCGCAGCTGGCTCATCAGTATCTATAA
- a CDS encoding TetR/AcrR family transcriptional regulator, which yields MKQEERREQTIGQLLNATKELLRDRGCHSITMKDIMEKSELSKGAIFHYVKSKDEIFAWVLQDRLEEINKHFMNEVIQAPITFDGPMQVISRNLEALEDAHDVTNKVLMYLLGKEDEPVIAEVLKKYYERSVYLSKQWIVSGQQHGVIQESVDPDKTAEMFVLLSLGLRVRSSFPIKNTSTTAQDLSAYMVSILKDQ from the coding sequence TTGAAGCAAGAGGAGCGCAGAGAACAAACAATAGGGCAACTGCTTAATGCAACTAAGGAGCTATTGCGGGATAGAGGCTGCCACAGTATCACAATGAAGGATATTATGGAAAAATCAGAATTATCTAAGGGGGCGATCTTCCATTATGTGAAAAGTAAAGACGAAATTTTTGCCTGGGTGCTGCAAGACCGGCTTGAAGAAATCAACAAACATTTCATGAACGAAGTGATACAAGCCCCGATAACCTTTGACGGGCCGATGCAAGTAATCTCGCGTAATCTTGAGGCATTGGAAGATGCACATGATGTGACAAACAAGGTTCTGATGTACTTGCTAGGCAAGGAAGATGAACCTGTTATCGCGGAAGTGCTAAAGAAATATTATGAGCGATCTGTATATTTATCTAAGCAATGGATCGTGAGCGGCCAGCAGCATGGGGTTATTCAAGAATCGGTTGATCCGGACAAGACGGCGGAAATGTTCGTTCTGCTCTCGTTGGGGTTGCGCGTCCGTTCTTCCTTTCCCATCAAGAACACTTCTACTACTGCTCAAGATCTATCAGCCTATATGGTCAGCATTCTAAAAGACCAATGA
- a CDS encoding phosphodiester glycosidase family protein, with the protein MKWANAIRKKRWKKVTIITAAVLLIIAAILYQLAYRYLIDRVEATARDSTPSTITEQPSGTVEYDDWNYKSDSVQISIDEIVKGTGADKITYFVADVRLGDSSMVYSAFAENKVGRNIVETTSKIARDHDAVLAINGDYYGFRGDGILIRNGTLYRNNPARTAAAFFRDGSMKIFDEKGSSAEQLLAEGVTNTFSFGPVLVRDGTLLTNFGHMEVDTNFGNHSIQGSHPRTGIGMIEPGHYVFVVVDGRMENYSRGMTLAEFAQVFADLGAVEAYNLDGGGSSTMYFMGRVVNNPLGKGQERRISDIIYVR; encoded by the coding sequence TTGAAGTGGGCGAATGCGATCAGGAAAAAGAGATGGAAAAAAGTAACGATCATCACTGCGGCGGTTCTCTTGATCATAGCAGCAATCTTGTATCAGCTGGCTTACCGGTATTTGATTGACAGAGTTGAGGCCACGGCAAGAGACAGCACACCAAGTACGATAACGGAGCAGCCGTCCGGAACTGTCGAATATGATGATTGGAATTATAAAAGCGACAGCGTGCAGATAAGCATCGATGAAATTGTAAAAGGAACCGGCGCGGACAAAATCACTTATTTTGTGGCAGATGTGAGACTGGGTGATTCTTCCATGGTGTATTCCGCCTTTGCGGAAAATAAAGTGGGACGAAACATTGTGGAAACGACGTCAAAAATTGCCCGGGATCATGACGCCGTGTTAGCCATTAATGGCGATTATTACGGATTTCGGGGTGACGGCATTTTAATAAGGAATGGAACCTTATACAGAAATAATCCCGCACGCACAGCGGCGGCGTTTTTTAGAGACGGAAGCATGAAGATTTTTGATGAAAAGGGCAGTTCGGCGGAGCAGCTGCTTGCTGAGGGAGTGACCAATACCTTTTCCTTTGGGCCGGTGCTGGTCAGAGATGGAACGCTCTTAACGAACTTTGGTCATATGGAAGTGGATACGAACTTCGGCAACCATTCGATTCAAGGATCGCACCCCAGAACCGGCATTGGAATGATTGAACCCGGTCACTACGTGTTCGTTGTTGTAGACGGAAGGATGGAAAATTACAGCAGGGGAATGACCCTTGCGGAGTTTGCACAGGTTTTCGCGGACCTTGGTGCGGTGGAGGCCTATAACCTTGACGGAGGAGGTTCATCAACCATGTACTTTATGGGCAGGGTGGTCAATAATCCGCTCGGAAAAGGCCAGGAACGCAGAATAAGCGACATTATCTATGTAAGATGA
- a CDS encoding type 1 glutamine amidotransferase domain-containing protein: MAKKVLIVVTNHTEVHESKSTGIWLSEFAEAYIEFTKQGYELLVASPLGGKAPVDPGSVDANTPQEILDAEKYLENTVKLDEVSDEGFDAIFLPGGHGTMYDLPKSETLHKLLRDFYEGNKIVAAVCHGPAGLVGATLSNGQPLVAGKRVNAFTDREEAQTTLDKHLPFLLESKLRDLGAIYVAAPNWTSHFEVDGNLITGQNPQSTLAVTKAVIAQLG, translated from the coding sequence ATGGCAAAAAAAGTGTTGATCGTTGTAACTAACCATACGGAAGTTCATGAGAGCAAATCGACTGGTATTTGGCTGTCTGAATTTGCCGAAGCCTATATTGAATTTACGAAACAAGGCTATGAGCTTTTGGTGGCAAGCCCACTTGGAGGAAAAGCTCCTGTCGATCCCGGCAGTGTAGATGCCAATACCCCGCAGGAAATTTTGGATGCGGAAAAATATTTGGAAAACACGGTAAAGCTTGATGAAGTATCCGATGAAGGCTTCGATGCTATTTTCTTGCCGGGCGGTCATGGAACGATGTATGATCTTCCAAAAAGCGAAACCCTTCACAAGCTGCTGCGTGATTTCTATGAAGGGAACAAGATTGTAGCTGCCGTGTGCCACGGACCGGCCGGGCTAGTTGGTGCTACACTGTCGAACGGTCAACCGCTTGTAGCCGGCAAACGTGTTAATGCCTTTACAGACCGGGAAGAGGCGCAAACGACGCTGGATAAACATCTTCCTTTCCTGCTCGAAAGCAAGCTCCGCGATTTGGGTGCAATCTATGTGGCCGCCCCGAACTGGACTTCTCATTTTGAGGTGGACGGCAACCTGATTACAGGACAGAATCCGCAGTCAACATTAGCCGTAACCAAGGCGGTTATTGCCCAACTGGGTTAA
- a CDS encoding carbohydrate-binding domain-containing protein gives MSLVLIPAVTSCTLGKTDGDGISFTRSTSPTSSIGAASSTAPAGSANPANAASNGTTIALGDPINVSGTGAAVDDSTVNITAGGNYILSGSLTDGQVNINTKERVNLILSGISITNSSGPALLVTDAKEVTITLTPGTTNSLSDDGSTDENDAALFTNDTLVINGEGALVVTGSNNEGISSDDDIIVNGGSIKVTAPDDGINAHDDITINGGYVNVIADGDGIDSNGTVNINGGTVISQGSAVMGDGGIDAAGSFAITGGTVIASGNSLAAPDSDSTQASLFVKTGSTWDAGTLLHIEQSGSEIVTFAPAQSYRTLFYSSNQLDLGTDYQVFIGGSSSGNATDGLYSGGTYRAAGTTGISITPAITPEGTGRLNP, from the coding sequence TTGTCGTTAGTACTGATACCTGCTGTTACCTCCTGTACCCTAGGCAAAACCGATGGGGATGGTATTAGCTTTACCAGATCGACCAGTCCAACCAGCTCTATAGGCGCAGCCAGTTCGACCGCCCCTGCCGGCTCGGCGAATCCGGCAAATGCGGCAAGTAATGGAACAACCATTGCTTTAGGCGATCCAATTAACGTCAGCGGCACTGGTGCGGCAGTAGATGACAGCACGGTTAACATTACAGCCGGAGGAAATTACATTCTAAGCGGCAGCCTGACTGATGGGCAGGTGAACATCAATACCAAGGAAAGAGTCAACCTGATACTAAGTGGCATAAGCATCACCAATTCTTCCGGGCCGGCCCTGCTTGTAACGGATGCCAAGGAAGTGACGATTACACTAACGCCAGGCACAACGAACTCGCTGTCCGATGACGGCAGCACGGATGAGAACGATGCGGCTTTGTTCACCAACGACACATTGGTCATTAACGGTGAAGGCGCTCTGGTGGTAACCGGAAGTAACAATGAAGGAATTTCCAGCGATGATGACATCATTGTCAATGGCGGTTCAATCAAAGTAACCGCTCCGGATGACGGCATAAATGCTCATGATGATATAACCATCAACGGAGGCTATGTCAATGTCATTGCCGATGGCGACGGCATTGATTCCAATGGAACAGTCAACATCAATGGCGGTACCGTAATCTCCCAAGGCAGTGCGGTTATGGGAGACGGCGGTATTGATGCCGCAGGCTCCTTTGCCATCACTGGCGGTACAGTGATTGCCAGCGGGAACAGCCTGGCAGCACCCGATAGCGATTCCACACAAGCCTCATTGTTTGTAAAGACTGGCTCCACCTGGGACGCAGGCACACTCCTCCACATCGAACAGTCTGGCAGTGAAATTGTCACCTTTGCCCCGGCCCAAAGCTATCGCACCCTGTTCTACAGCTCCAATCAGCTAGATCTAGGTACGGACTATCAAGTATTTATCGGCGGCAGCTCCAGCGGCAATGCTACAGATGGCCTTTACAGCGGAGGAACTTACAGAGCAGCCGGCACAACCGGCATCTCCATTACGCCTGCGATCACCCCCGAAGGTACAGGCCGCCTGAATCCTTAA
- a CDS encoding sensor histidine kinase — protein sequence MFKQLRNKFLLLNLVIISVMMLIAFTSIYFITSNAVQKDIDMELYKISKSKQKTISNLMSNQPDPDASQHSFDLDAEDPSHETSFSFALLMDRTGSITPFSHYDLGEEFYNSAMNAALSRHSDKGKFKLDDDCWAFVMQPFQDGRVVIFLEITKQEYILTQLIYTFILVAMVMLIIIYLISKFFANKSIKPIKEAFDKQKQFITDASHELKTPLTVINTNVDVLLANSDDHINEHSKWLHYIKTEVERMTHLTNDLLYLTQMDYSEAKVIFSNFNFSETLENVVLTMEAVSFENNISLSYDIEPGLTVYGNSEQIREVIMILLDNALKYTNPRGTVDVTLKKIHNTVILIVTNSGEGITKEHIDKIFDRFYRSDQSRSRAGGGYGLGLAIAKTILEHHGGKISVKSVLNERTSFTVELPLSAEHFPH from the coding sequence ATGTTTAAACAGCTCAGAAACAAATTTCTCCTTCTTAATCTGGTTATCATTTCAGTCATGATGCTGATTGCTTTTACCTCCATATATTTCATAACATCTAACGCCGTCCAGAAAGACATTGATATGGAGCTGTACAAGATATCGAAGTCGAAGCAAAAAACAATCAGCAATCTGATGAGTAACCAGCCTGATCCCGATGCTTCCCAGCATTCGTTTGATTTGGATGCCGAAGATCCTTCGCATGAGACTTCCTTTTCGTTTGCTTTACTAATGGATCGCACGGGCTCAATTACCCCCTTCTCACATTATGATCTGGGCGAAGAATTCTATAATTCGGCTATGAATGCCGCACTGTCCAGACATTCCGATAAGGGCAAATTCAAGCTGGATGACGACTGTTGGGCCTTTGTGATGCAGCCCTTTCAGGATGGCCGGGTAGTCATTTTCCTGGAAATAACGAAGCAGGAATACATCCTGACACAGCTTATCTATACCTTTATTCTTGTCGCAATGGTAATGCTGATCATCATCTACCTTATAAGCAAATTCTTCGCGAACAAATCCATTAAGCCTATTAAAGAAGCCTTCGATAAGCAAAAGCAGTTCATTACCGATGCGTCGCATGAGCTCAAGACTCCGCTTACCGTTATCAATACGAATGTGGATGTATTATTAGCCAACAGCGATGATCACATAAACGAACATTCGAAATGGCTCCATTATATAAAGACGGAGGTCGAAAGAATGACCCATTTAACCAATGACCTCCTCTATCTGACGCAGATGGACTATTCAGAGGCAAAAGTGATTTTTTCCAACTTTAATTTCAGTGAAACTCTGGAAAATGTCGTCTTGACCATGGAAGCCGTGAGTTTTGAAAATAACATCTCATTGTCTTATGATATTGAGCCCGGCTTGACGGTTTACGGCAATAGTGAACAGATCAGAGAGGTCATTATGATTCTGCTGGATAATGCTTTGAAATATACCAACCCTAGAGGAACCGTTGATGTAACGCTGAAGAAAATCCATAATACGGTTATTTTGATTGTAACCAACAGCGGGGAGGGCATCACGAAAGAGCATATCGATAAGATCTTTGACCGGTTCTATCGTTCAGATCAATCCAGATCAAGGGCCGGCGGAGGATATGGGCTCGGATTGGCGATTGCCAAGACGATCCTGGAGCATCATGGCGGGAAGATCTCCGTCAAAAGTGTTTTGAATGAAAGGACGTCCTTTACGGTTGAACTGCCGCTGTCCGCTGAGCATTTCCCCCACTAG
- a CDS encoding bifunctional glycosyltransferase family 2/GtrA family protein, translating into MIILIPAYEPDLRLIKLIRDLKKKCDYRIVLVDDGSGDAYRSLFDAAVRMGCVLLTHQVNEGKGQALKTGFRYIQHIGEQEGVICADCDGQHLPADIIRVAEAVKNHRGCVVLGIRRFIGQVPFRSRFGNSVTRMVFSFVSGLKIYDTQTGLRGYSADMLKWLCDIPGKRFEYEMNMLLEAGPCGYGLREVNINTVYLNDNKSSHFQPLRDSVRIYWPIIKFSMSSIVSAVLDFVLLAILQILTANLLLSVAVARLGSAAVNYSLNNAYVFSRQRSSPVNKSLPRYAVLAIVIMLVNYEIIYAYHEVIGMPVVLAKIFTEATLFSFSFWSQRKFVFNLKRPSVKRASVKRSSRL; encoded by the coding sequence ATGATCATATTAATCCCGGCCTATGAGCCGGATCTGAGGTTAATTAAACTGATTCGGGATTTAAAGAAGAAGTGTGATTACCGGATCGTACTGGTTGATGACGGCAGCGGCGATGCGTATCGCAGCCTATTTGATGCGGCGGTTAGAATGGGCTGCGTCTTATTGACCCATCAAGTAAATGAAGGCAAGGGACAGGCTCTTAAGACGGGATTTCGCTATATTCAGCATATCGGAGAGCAGGAGGGTGTGATCTGTGCCGATTGCGACGGCCAGCATCTGCCCGCGGATATCATTAGAGTTGCTGAAGCCGTAAAGAATCACAGGGGCTGCGTTGTTCTGGGCATTCGGCGGTTCATCGGACAAGTACCGTTTCGAAGCCGATTTGGTAATAGTGTAACAAGAATGGTGTTTTCTTTTGTAAGCGGTCTGAAGATTTATGATACCCAAACAGGACTTCGGGGTTATTCTGCCGATATGCTCAAATGGTTATGCGATATTCCCGGCAAAAGATTCGAATATGAGATGAATATGCTGCTGGAAGCTGGCCCTTGCGGTTACGGTCTGCGCGAAGTGAATATCAACACGGTATATTTGAACGACAACAAGTCGTCTCATTTTCAGCCGCTTCGGGATTCGGTCCGAATCTATTGGCCGATTATTAAATTCAGCATGTCCTCAATCGTATCCGCAGTGCTCGATTTTGTCTTGCTTGCCATTTTGCAAATACTGACGGCCAATTTACTCTTGTCGGTGGCAGTGGCCCGCCTTGGCAGCGCCGCCGTTAATTATTCCTTGAACAATGCCTATGTATTTTCCAGGCAGAGATCTTCCCCCGTCAATAAATCCCTGCCAAGATACGCTGTACTGGCTATAGTGATCATGCTGGTTAACTATGAAATTATTTATGCATACCATGAGGTCATTGGAATGCCGGTCGTCCTGGCCAAGATTTTTACCGAGGCTACCCTATTTTCATTTAGTTTTTGGTCCCAGAGAAAATTTGTTTTTAATCTGAAGAGGCCAAGCGTGAAGAGGGCAAGCGTGAAGAGGTCGAGCAGGCTATGA
- a CDS encoding pyridoxamine 5'-phosphate oxidase family protein: MDINREVKNVFDSHGLMRLATIDESGFPKVRPVNFAADQQDESVLYFMSFNSANKVKELQNNNNVHITVDKDANSMEELAQLVFVRGAGKAYQIQTPEELQKGTGLLIDKYPYMKEMPGDPSMMTMFRIELDKVIVTDNRVSFGYIEEHNYR; the protein is encoded by the coding sequence ATGGATATCAATCGAGAAGTGAAAAATGTTTTTGACAGTCACGGATTGATGAGACTTGCCACGATTGACGAAAGCGGTTTTCCGAAGGTAAGACCGGTAAATTTTGCGGCAGATCAGCAGGATGAGTCTGTTTTGTACTTCATGTCTTTTAACTCTGCTAATAAGGTAAAAGAACTACAGAACAATAACAATGTACATATCACGGTAGACAAGGATGCTAATTCGATGGAAGAACTGGCACAATTAGTATTCGTTAGAGGCGCGGGAAAGGCGTACCAAATTCAAACACCGGAAGAATTACAAAAAGGTACGGGGTTGCTTATAGACAAATATCCGTATATGAAAGAGATGCCTGGAGATCCCAGCATGATGACGATGTTCAGAATAGAACTGGATAAGGTAATTGTAACAGACAATAGAGTAAGCTTCGGGTACATCGAGGAGCATAACTACCGTTAA